ACCAAAATGAACTTTATGAGAAAGGGTTTTAGTTATAATATTGTCGGGAAAAACTCTAATTTGGTGGTAGCATGATCTAAGATCAAGCTTGGAAAAAATTTTAGCCTCATTGAGCTCATCCAACGGCTCATCTTTAGGTAGCAAATTTTCTTCTATGGATCATCTTAATTAAGGCccaactttggcccaactttctcttaagttttttttaaaaaaactgcatgtggaggagagagagaacctCAAACTAAAGCGAGAAATTTGGTCTAAAAGTTGAActaaagttgagtttaagttgtgaCTGTATCACACATTCTTAATTAAAGACTAGCTTGCATCACAACCTATTTTGCCCTCAACCCGAAAGTCATGGTCAAACCTAAAAAAATCCCATAGAACACCCAAAACAACATCAACAcctcaccatatatatatatatatggtgaggTGTGCCTGCGCAAGCAATGTACTAGCTAGCTAGCACCTTAATTTGCTCCCCTTCCTACATTTGGGGTCAATGAAACACTGTGTACGAGGTTTTGGTattaaaaaacaccaaaacgacgtagtttggtatattattaaaaacatatatatatatatatatatatatatatatatatgactgtGGCGGACGTAGTGGCATTAGCATATAccaaaacaaccaaggcataatTATGGTGTCGGTGAATACAGCCAAAATGGCCCATGAATGCTTCTCCATAATACAGTGAAAGACCCATGTGCGCTGTGCTTTTGGCATCTATGCCTTCGTTGGGGATGACAACCAAATTCAATCAAGAATAACTAATCAAGTTCATGTCCAATCCCTGCTCCGACAACGTGTATTGGATATGAAATTAGGATGGATGATGGGTTCTTTTTACTTTTAAGCTTTGTCGCAATTTCTTTGGTTTCAATTGCTTAGTGGAAGTTCATATTCTTTTTTCTGAAAGCTCACATATGGTGAAAGACAAGGAAATGCATGTGTGCTAGCTGTGGGTATAAGTAGCTGACTGAAACAAACTTCATCACTTGCCATGGGAGCACTGATGAAATATGTACAATTTTTAGGAAGCTCTTTTTGTTCCTTTGTTCCTCGGACTTGTGTTCTCCATTTATTCCTGACTGCCTCACTCGTAGGTTGTGAAGTCTGTGAGCAAACAGACAAAATTCGTACCAATAGCATAGAAAGTTCATCATCAAATTAATGTACCTGTATCTAGATAAAGATATATAGCCACACGTTCAAATTCAAAGTACTGAAATTATGTATAAATGAAGGACATCTGCTGCAGTGATTgaaaaggagagagaatcaattcatttctttcaaacttttatCATAAACTTGGAATCCAAGATAGGGTCGAATTCTGTAATTTGCAAGCCAATAGTCAGTGTGTCTTATCATTTCTTGACAAGTATTTACCAAACTGCCAAGTACATTTATTGCCATATCAAgatataaaatacatttttttttttttttttatatatatatatatataaatgaaatgcTATTACATATTTCCAAAATTCCAAAGTTCGCAGTCCATATTAATCAATTATGGAAGAGAGCAcgacaaaagagaaaaatatgctTTCACATGACCTGAGAAAATTCAAACTGATGCCATTTTAGAGCAATCAGGGCAGGAGAAATGGCCCTTGGCTTGACATTTATCGCAGGCAATGGATTGCACCTTCGACCCACCATCTCCAAGGGATTGATACAAGTCACTGCCAAGAATAAAACCAAAAGGTCCACCTTTGACTAGTCCAACTCCTTTACATTTTGAGCACGCTATCATCCTCAGATTGCCGCATCTCTTGCACATACCCAAAGAACTGAACATTTCAAGGTTGAAGGTAGAGAGCATACGTACACATGTCAGAATGTTTCCACAACCCTTAAAACTTGACTGAAAAATGTTACATGCATTCCCAAGTACACACTCCTTAAAGTAGCAGTAAAACTCACTGTTGGTGATCTATTcaaaatctaatggtaatttttactatcacgtTAAGAAGTGAGTACTTGAAAGTAAACACTTAAAAATGCATGTGTCATTTCTCAACttgaaaatgtgttttaaatGATAACGTAGTTTTATCAGTGTCTTAATAGAGTCTCCAACATTTGTGAGGAAATTTGCACTTGTGAGATGCCACTTGCTTCTAAACTCAAAGTAACCAATAATGTAAGTCATGGGTTAACATCCAACTATTCCCCCGGTAGTGATTACCTGACAAAGTATGGAAAATCTAATAAACCTCAACGGCTCAACCCTTCAAAGACAAGCACGACTGCAGATAAATTCCCACTTATAAATAGCATATCATTAATAAGTTGTGGACAAGACACAGAACCACCAAAGAGCTACATCAACAGCAGAATCACCTTGAATACTGGCACGGTGGTGGAGCAGTTCATTAAACATCGATTATTCATAACTTAGAATATTTAATACAAACAagggtcaagaagattaatgGGCAAGTCCCAAACTAATTGCAATGCAGCATAGCAGCCTCTTTTTAAGAGACTTCATAAAATAATTCAGCCACTAGCATTTTTCATATTCAGATTTCTATCTTTATAA
This window of the Corylus avellana chromosome ca5, CavTom2PMs-1.0 genome carries:
- the LOC132181371 gene encoding uncharacterized protein LOC132181371; the encoded protein is MDNITASELAGFGVGTLLLCATIAAPRVDAFISASQRSSLGMCKRCGNLRMIACSKCKGVGLVKGGPFGFILGSDLYQSLGDGGSKVQSIACDKCQAKGHFSCPDCSKMASV